The Anoplopoma fimbria isolate UVic2021 breed Golden Eagle Sablefish chromosome 5, Afim_UVic_2022, whole genome shotgun sequence genome contains a region encoding:
- the fbxw10 gene encoding LOW QUALITY PROTEIN: F-box/WD repeat-containing protein 10 (The sequence of the model RefSeq protein was modified relative to this genomic sequence to represent the inferred CDS: inserted 3 bases in 2 codons; substituted 1 base at 1 genomic stop codon) translates to MELVRKSQQGCGHMCGMCPLCAFAPTPPASTRCLWKVSDEFKRRFVVELLLRCRNVKVLEDIQGVLGVTASWTVSTYARSRSPVTPQDDPCRGSERPLDGKPLGMDLDGIWHWFHSSPDWIKSSYLCRLFSFCDSELLRMVANLTCVLLVRQKRGFLQFNVSSGLTSHHYQTSDEDSEDPALMVVPGSSKSVSGVSRYRDFIGSLPVDLSKRILGLLDEHALKRCLKVCRYWKHLAQETVEEIKFRGLFQDQIKAMMKRCRSIYKVSHTYANIVEVPVPVKHDEKVDIHREVQKVKPFQAAYAKIKTKTVQMEERNVYCGAYFTTVLINKEDPHRVVDYRGGSFMATGSKDRAVHLIYVASETKVVTSMKGHVGSIRAVLLCKDRDLLISASCDASIRCWSLKTDRCEMMLYGHTGTVNCLDVHADRLVSGAKDCKVKVWSLLTGKDFEDFHFKHPSPVLCVRIDRRTVYSSCDRGLVRVWDMEKASLLRVIDAHRSSVKCLFVDENHFLSADFNGQVMAWSVNCDVRDCLMTFNHPKEVKSLTLVYLRVITGCVDGKIRIFNFLTGDCLRDITAEAESGRILSLHFHDSRILVNATSGVKLYQFAKVFWDYKEPPEGGQGDVVAQDALVPEKCVRELPFVSVGADXQPKDAELXHPVSCKCRAQARDRCQTADQSLMLSEKATSERMKRRGLHNPPTRDSILLRVNAVQKALCMDEAGVNMERNARLRDSWGPRSTQDPLQLHDLKQNRQTQMWITHDVHPRRAKTCVPVLKRAAGQNTPNTIQGRDVCTAPDATRRRHLCLFSKKAQPHSASTCKATKRVSELTARATEGPRAPECTLMRSLPNPERSVKSGTGLPRISPVGPLRKHRGXSDCWVKKDLTHCEQKLSRRNKKQENTVKRTLENHDSEVPALSARALPMLRGHKARPQILFMYVDVMFAVFVCYEKEERHIHFMLRCQHGVLTPRARRQDEIKSGGRDPARLLSSILCSPAGLQWEVVLLPRTVDLALPRERKQEMFAIAGAALYRMGDNGRRAERQGCSPGHVPTSAHCNASTLSAQEAAFPVIALITL, encoded by the exons ATGGAGCTGGTGCGTAAAAGCCAGCAGGGATGCGGACACATGTGTGGCATGTGTCCTCTGTGCGCCTTTGCACCAACACCGCCGGCCTCCACCCGGTGTCTGTGGAAGGTGTCGGATGAATTCAAGAGGAGGTTCgtggtggagctgctgctgaggtgCAGAAACGTGAAGGTGCTGGAAGACATCCAGGGTGTGCTGGGGGTGACTGCATCCTGGACTGTCTCCACTTATGCAAGGTCAAGGAGCCCGGTGACCCCTCAGGATGACCCCTGCAGAGGCTCAGAGAGGCCTCTGGATGGGAAACCACTGGGCATGGACCTGGATGGGATCTGGCACTGGTTCCACAGCAGCCCAGACTGGATCAAGTCCAGTTATCTGTGTCGTCTCTTCTCCTTCTGTGACTCTGAGCTGTTACGCATGGTGGCCAATTTAACCTGCGTGCTCCTGGTCAGACAAAAAAGAGGATTTCTGCAATTTAATG TGAGTAGTGGCCTTACCAGTCATCATTATCAGACAAGTGATGAGGACTCAGAGGACCCGGCTCTTATGGTGGTGCCCGGATCCTCAAAATCTGTGTCTGGAGTCAGCCGGTACCGAGACTTCATAGGCAGCCTACCTGTGGATCTGTCAAAGAGGATATTAG GTCTGTTAGATGAGCACGCTTTGAAACGCTGCCTGAAGGTTTGTCGATACTGGAAGCATCTTGCACAGGAAACCGTGGAGGAAATCAAGTTCAGAGGGCTTTTTCAGGATCAGATTAAGGCCATGATGAAG AGGTGCAGAAGTATTTATAAAGTCAGTCATACTTACGCCAACATCGTAGAAGTCCCTGTACCAGTCAAACATGACGAGAAAGTGGATATTCATCGTGAAGTTCAAAAG GTCAAGCCATTTCAAGCTGCTTATGCCAAAATCAAAACCAAGACGGTGCAAATGGAAGAGCGAAATGTATATTGTGGTGCATATTTCACCACGGTGCTGATCAACAA AGAAGACCCACATCGGGTGGTGGACTACAGAGGCGGGTCGTTTATGGCGACGGGCTCCAAGGACCGCGCGGTTCATCTGATTTATGTGGCGTCCGAGACTAAAGTCGTGACATCGATGAAGGGCCACGTCGGCAGCATCCGGGCCGTGCTGCTCTGCAAGGACAGAGACCTGCTGATCTCAGCGAGCTGCGATGCCAGTatcag GTGTTGGAGCTTGAAGACGGACAGGTGTGAGATGATGCTGTATGGTCACACTGGCACGGTCAACTGCCTGGATGTCCACGCTGATAGACTCGTCTCAGGAGCTAAAGACTGTAAAGTCAAAG TGTGGAGTCTACTCACAGGGAAGGATTTTGAGGATTTTCATTTCAAGCACCCCAGTCCTGTCCTGTGTGTGAGGATCGACAGGAGAACGGTGTACAGCAGCTGTGATCGGGGCCTGGTCAGAGTTTGGGACATGGAGAAGGCATCGCTGCTCAGG GTGATTGATGCCCACAGGAGCTCAGTGAAGTGCCTGTTTGTCGACGAAAATCACTTTTTATCTGCAGACTTCAACGGTCAGGTGATGGCCTGGAGCGTCAACTGTGATGTTAGAGACTGTCTCATGACCTTCAACCACCCGAA GGAGGTGAAATCTCTGACTCTTGTTTACCTCCGTGTCATTACTGGCTGTGTGGATGGAAAGATTCGCATTTTCAATTTCCTCACCGGAGATTGTCTGAGAGACATCACGGCAGAGGCTGAATCAGGCCGAATACTGTCTCTGCATTTCCATGACAGCCG TATACTAGTGAACGCCACGTCCGGTGTGAAGCTCTACCAGTTTGCCAAAGTGTTCTGGGATTACAAAGAGCCACCAGAGGGAGGCCAGGGTGATGTGGTGGCTCAGGACGCTTTGGTTCCTGAGAAATGTGTCAGAGAGCTTCCCTTCGTCTCTGTCGGGGCCG CACAGCCAAAAGATGCAGAACTATAACACCCTGTTTCCTGTAAATGTCGAGCACAAG CCAGAGATCGCTGTCAGACTGCTGACCAGTCACTGATGCTGAGCGAGAAGGCAACAAGTGAgcggatgaagaggaggggtcTTCATAATCCCCCGACACGCGACTCCATCCTCCTCAGGGTCAACGCCGTCCAGAAGGCGCTGTGCATGGATGAAGCCGGGGTCAACATGGAGCGCAACGCCAGGCTGCGAGATTCTTGGGGCCCTCGCTCGACCCAGGATCCTCTGCAGCTACACGACCTGAAGCAGAACCGGCAGACTCAGATGTGGATCACACATGATGTTCATCCCAGGAGGGCCAAGACCTGTGTTCCTGTTCTTAAGAGAGCTGCGGGTCAAAATACGCCAAACACGATCCAAGGGAGAGACGTCTGCACCGCCCCCGACGCCACGAGGAGAcgccatctttgtttgttttctaaaaaagCACAGCCTCACAGTGCTAGCACATGCAAGGCAACCAAGAGAGTGAGTGAATTGACTGCAAGGGCCACAGAGGGGCCACGGGCTCCAGAGTGCACGCTCATGAGATCACTACCTAATCCAGAACGCTCCGTGAAAAGTGGCACAGGCTTGCCCAGGATCAGCCCGGTGGGTCCACTTAGGAAGCACAGAGG CTCAGATTGTTGGGTCAAGAAGGATCTCACACACTGTGAGCAAAAACTGTCCAGGAGGAATAAGAAGCAAGAAAATACAGTTAAGAGA aCTCTGGAGAACCATGACTCT GAAGTTCCTGCTCTCAGCGCTCGGGCCCTGCCAATGTTGCGGGGTCACAAGGCGAGGCCTCAGATTCTTTTCATGTACGTCGATGTGATGTTTGCGGTTTTCGTTTGTTATGAGAAGGAAGAGCGCCACATCCACTTCATGCTCCGCTGTCAACATGGTGTTCTTACCCCGAGAGCTCGACGGCAGGATGAGAT